One stretch of Myxocyprinus asiaticus isolate MX2 ecotype Aquarium Trade chromosome 23, UBuf_Myxa_2, whole genome shotgun sequence DNA includes these proteins:
- the LOC127414014 gene encoding inositol 1,4,5-trisphosphate receptor-interacting protein-like, with amino-acid sequence MMQGAIARVCIVVAAAILNHPLFFSNENTTIPEQDDVLLARMKEHQEKLEAEQQRLEQEIANVEQALTGDQDSYGWYFWSALCLVIFLTIEVCRQEIVPAEIHDPVEDEDGYSSAGYLSAKAVALDKGVLNNFCKTCFLPFAHESGRVREFVEGFADDLLEALRSVCDREADLEVEDFVGIGSVFESWRVCKPATCDLIVPFAPPQPYRFQFQLWCDPSTDNPLDLQGCGRIQLIKPNGDCLCGSTNLGDDMLCLLHNRNDFDKLDELTLEERLCARDTAYLSKDQIMRWFQISVTKAWGQISHKYDFELAFRNLDFPGALQIRFRSGKTVVLNVTPAIQFEDSNAYLISHFPSDTSNSSDIHWQLSLTVYERNLLKHLPKILPTNSCHIYCLQIVSFLHKKQTALTGRSALTNYHIKTALLHLLLSKPPSTWQPQNLDHRLQDLLSFLQKSLEEKRLCHVIVGNPRVPIEIQIPIIFRTAEPINLFRPLVLQRQIYAKMVEHFQEIIRNTSVLVQEYTPHLPNGHAGHELNSPDVS; translated from the coding sequence ATGATGCAGGGTGCAATTGCACGGGTTTGCATTGTGGTGGCGGCTGCTATCCTAAACCACCCACTGTTTTTCTCCAATGAGAACACCACCATCCCTGAGCAAGATGATGTCCTCCTGGCCAGGATGAAAGAACACCAGGAAAAACTAGAGGCTGAACAACAGCGACTGGAACAGGAGATCGCTAATGTAGAACAAGCTTTGACTGGTGATCAGGACAGTTATGGCTGGTACTTCTGGAGTGCCCTCTGCCTTGTCATTTTCCTCACGATTGAGGTTTGCAGGCAGGAAATAGTGCCTGCTGAAATTCATGACCCAGTGGAAGATGAAGATGGATATTCCAGTGCTGGATATCTCAGTGCTAAGGCTGTAGCCTTAGATAAAGGTGTTCTAAATAACTTTTGCAAGACCTGCTTTCTTCCTTTTGCCCACGAGAGTGGGAGAGTACGGGAATTTGTCGAGGGATTTGCAGATGATTTGCTCGAGGCTTTGAGAAGTGTTTGTGATCGAGAGGCTGACTTGGAGGTTGAGGACTTTGTTGGTATAGGCAGTGTATTTGAATCCTGGAGGGTGTGTAAGCCTGCCACGTGTGACCTCATTGTCCCCTTTGCTCCCCCTCAGCCATACAGGTTCCAGTTTCAGCTCTGGTGTGACCCCTCCACTGATAACCCACTAGATCTTCAAGGATGTGGAAGGATTCAATTAATAAAGCCAAATGGGGACTGTCTATGTGGCTCAACCAATCTCGGTGATGACATGCTGTGTCTGCTTCACAATAGAAATGACTTTGATAAGCTTGATGAACTCACGTTAGAGGAACGCCTCTGCGCAAGGGACACTGCATATTTGTCAAAAGATCAGATCATGAGATGGTTCCAGATCTCAGTGACCAAAGCATGGGGACAGATCTCTCATAAGTATGATTTTGAGCTGGCCTTTCGGAACCTGGACTTTCCCGGAGCACTGCAAATCAGATTTAGGTCTGGAAAGACTGTCGTTCTTAACGTTACACCAGCCATTCAGTTTGAAGACTCTAATGCATATCTTATCTCTCATTTCCCCTCTGATACTAGTAACTCCTCAGACATTCACTGGCAACTCTCACTCACAGTTTATGAAAGGAATCTGCTAAAACACCTCCCTAAAATACTTCCTACAAATTCTTGTCACATTTACTGTCTTCAGATAGTGTCCTTCTTGCATAAAAAGCAGACAGCTTTGACTGGGAGAAGTGCCCTAACAAATTACCATATAAAGACTGCACTCTTACATCTGCTATTGAGTAAACCTCCTTCAACGTGGCAGCCACAAAATCTTGATCACAGATTACAGGATTTGCTCAGCTTCCTCCAAAAAAGCCTGGAGGAGAAGAGACTCTGTCATGTCATTGTCGGGAACCCTCGGGTCCCAATTGAAATTCAGATTCCCATAATATTTCGCACTGCAGAGCCAATAAACCTATTTAGGCCTCTTGTGTTGCAGAGGCAAATATACGCCAAAATGGTGGAGCATTTTCAGGAGATAATCAGAAATACCTCTGTGCTTGTTCAAGAATATACTCCTCACTTGCCTAACGGTCACGCGGGCCATGAACTCAACAGTCCAGATGTAAGCTGA